A genomic segment from Ignavibacteriales bacterium encodes:
- a CDS encoding STAS domain-containing protein, with protein sequence MNFETKRVGDITIFKLNEKRLDTSISGLLKGEFTMILKVEGVNKLIIDLSAVESCDSSGLSAILVANRIVSANEGKIRLAAPSEKVHTLIRITQLDRVLPVTETVEQALAELGK encoded by the coding sequence ATGAATTTTGAAACAAAGCGTGTTGGCGATATTACGATTTTTAAATTGAATGAAAAGCGTCTGGATACAAGTATTTCCGGCTTGCTTAAAGGTGAGTTTACAATGATTCTAAAAGTTGAAGGAGTAAATAAACTAATTATTGATCTTAGTGCTGTTGAAAGCTGCGATAGTTCTGGCTTAAGCGCAATACTTGTTGCAAATAGAATTGTATCTGCGAACGAGGGAAAAATTAGACTTGCTGCACCATCTGAAAAAGTGCACACATTAATAAGAATTACTCAGTTAGATAGAGTTCTTCCTGTAACGGAAACTGTTGAACAGGCCTTAGCGGAATTAGGAAAATAG
- the ligA gene encoding NAD-dependent DNA ligase LigA yields the protein MDSLIGKRIEELRNEIIKHDYNYFVLAEPVISDENYDKLVKELGKLENENPHLITPDSPTQRVGKDLTKEFNPVKHKIPMLSLANTYDEQDLLDFDRRVKENLPDSEKVEYVVELKIDGASISINYIDGFLQTAATRGDGTVGEEVTNNIKTIRSIPLKIDLSKEKTYNLKNFEVRGEVYMRISDFANLNKEREANGEKLFANPRNSTAGTLKLQDPKIVSERKLNVFLYSIISSNEEFESQLENLKLLTKLGFIVNSQYKICKNIDEVLKVCRKFEEIRDTLEYEIDGAVIKVNSMKQQKLLGSIAKSPRWAVAFKFKAKQAFTKLNEITWQVGRTGAITPVAELEPIKLAGSTISRATLHNFDEIQRKDIRVGDAVIIEKGGDVIPKVVSVILNERLKKSKPTLSPEKCPICNSKLFKPEGEVAFYCENPECSAQVKGRLIHFASRGAMDIEGLGEALIDLFVDKGLITHFSDIYKLKDKRDKLIEIERLGEKSIDNLLKAVEVSKAQPFAKVLFALGIRYVGTGAAQKIADHFNSIDDIIAASEEDISSIYEIGPSISKSIKQFFSYKKNLLLIEDLHKSGLTFTSEKKKVVQSALTGKTFVLTGTLSAFSRDDAGARIISLGGKVTSSVSKHTDFVVAGEKAGSKLSKAESLGVKVLDENTFIKMLEENEKQ from the coding sequence ATGGATTCTTTAATCGGGAAAAGAATTGAAGAGCTTCGTAACGAGATAATCAAGCACGATTATAATTATTTTGTTTTAGCTGAACCTGTTATCAGTGATGAAAACTATGATAAGCTTGTTAAAGAATTAGGAAAACTTGAAAATGAAAACCCCCATTTAATTACCCCGGATTCTCCAACTCAAAGAGTGGGGAAAGATCTAACTAAAGAATTTAATCCTGTAAAGCATAAAATCCCGATGTTGAGTCTTGCGAACACTTACGATGAGCAGGATTTATTAGATTTTGATCGAAGAGTAAAAGAAAATTTACCTGATTCAGAAAAAGTTGAATATGTTGTTGAGCTAAAGATTGATGGTGCTTCCATTAGCATAAATTATATTGATGGATTTTTACAGACAGCAGCCACTCGTGGTGATGGAACAGTTGGCGAAGAAGTTACAAACAATATTAAAACTATTCGTTCAATCCCTTTAAAGATTGATTTATCCAAAGAAAAAACATACAATCTTAAAAATTTTGAAGTGCGCGGAGAAGTTTATATGCGCATCTCTGATTTTGCTAATCTGAATAAAGAGCGTGAAGCTAATGGTGAAAAACTTTTTGCGAATCCACGCAACTCTACTGCGGGCACATTAAAATTACAGGATCCCAAAATTGTATCAGAAAGAAAGCTAAATGTTTTTCTTTATTCCATTATCAGCAGTAATGAAGAATTTGAATCGCAATTAGAAAATTTAAAGTTATTAACTAAACTTGGATTTATAGTTAATTCACAATACAAAATTTGTAAAAACATCGATGAAGTTTTAAAGGTATGCCGCAAGTTTGAAGAAATACGCGACACGCTTGAATATGAAATTGATGGCGCAGTAATAAAAGTAAATTCTATGAAGCAGCAGAAACTTTTAGGCAGTATCGCAAAATCGCCACGCTGGGCTGTTGCATTTAAATTTAAAGCAAAACAAGCTTTTACAAAACTAAATGAAATTACATGGCAGGTTGGCAGAACTGGCGCAATAACTCCAGTTGCAGAATTGGAACCTATAAAACTTGCGGGATCAACTATAAGTCGGGCTACTTTACACAATTTTGATGAGATACAACGGAAAGATATTAGGGTCGGAGATGCTGTTATAATTGAAAAAGGTGGCGATGTTATTCCAAAAGTTGTATCAGTAATTTTAAACGAACGTCTAAAAAAAAGTAAACCAACTCTTTCGCCGGAAAAATGTCCCATTTGCAATTCAAAATTATTTAAACCCGAAGGTGAAGTCGCCTTCTATTGTGAAAACCCCGAATGTTCGGCGCAAGTTAAAGGACGACTAATTCATTTTGCTTCACGTGGTGCAATGGATATTGAAGGTCTTGGCGAAGCACTGATTGATCTGTTTGTCGATAAAGGATTAATAACTCACTTTTCTGATATTTATAAGTTAAAAGATAAACGAGACAAGCTAATTGAAATAGAACGATTGGGTGAAAAAAGTATTGATAATCTTTTAAAGGCTGTCGAAGTTAGCAAGGCTCAGCCTTTTGCAAAAGTTTTGTTTGCACTTGGAATAAGATATGTTGGAACAGGAGCGGCACAAAAAATTGCAGATCATTTTAATTCAATTGATGATATTATTGCAGCAAGTGAAGAAGACATTTCCTCAATTTATGAAATTGGTCCAAGCATTAGCAAAAGTATTAAACAATTTTTTTCTTATAAAAAAAATTTACTTCTAATTGAAGATTTACATAAATCAGGGTTAACTTTTACATCAGAAAAAAAGAAAGTTGTTCAATCCGCATTAACTGGAAAAACTTTTGTGTTAACAGGAACACTTTCTGCTTTTTCAAGAGATGATGCAGGTGCAAGAATAATTTCTCTTGGAGGAAAAGTAACTTCAAGTGTAAGTAAGCATACTGATTTTGTTGTTGCTGGAGAAAAAGCAGGATCAAAATTGTCAAAGGCTGAATCACTAGGAGTTAAAGTTTTAGATGAAAATACATTTATAAAGATGCTTGAAGAAAATGAAAAACAATGA
- a CDS encoding helix-turn-helix domain-containing protein → MLDKFADELRQQRESAGLTLQQMATKTRIDLKFLEAIDQGNFSFLPDLYVKAFVKQFAKTIGLDENITLKKFEAARDGKEFDPSPPATVEEARQAEEPKSDLPKIEETKVDPQKPKVKSTIPLKSYVDEQKQNLNESSSKANNQLMIFGLGGIGLIIIAALLYFFIFSKSDKIIVEETPIEEVIEQGNQRYIEEQPVNQLNEGDNTIVTVSADSLYLTFYPKEQSWVFVVLDNNRTQEFTLSPNLKFSVSAAREFKGTIGNSGGVTLELNNKPVEFTGRLGSVRHFKLDRTGLVYLNAPPKIDQE, encoded by the coding sequence ATGCTTGATAAATTTGCAGATGAATTAAGACAGCAAAGGGAAAGTGCCGGGTTAACACTTCAGCAGATGGCTACTAAAACAAGAATTGATCTTAAATTTCTTGAGGCCATTGATCAGGGAAATTTTTCTTTTCTGCCTGATCTTTATGTGAAAGCGTTTGTAAAACAGTTTGCTAAAACAATTGGGCTTGATGAAAATATAACTTTAAAAAAATTTGAAGCGGCAAGAGATGGTAAAGAGTTTGATCCAAGTCCTCCTGCAACTGTGGAAGAAGCAAGGCAAGCGGAGGAGCCCAAATCCGATTTGCCTAAAATCGAAGAAACTAAAGTTGATCCACAAAAACCGAAAGTAAAATCAACTATTCCTTTGAAATCTTATGTTGATGAGCAAAAACAAAACTTAAATGAATCTAGTAGCAAAGCCAACAACCAGTTAATGATATTTGGATTAGGTGGAATTGGATTAATTATTATTGCCGCGCTTCTTTACTTTTTTATTTTTAGTAAAAGTGATAAAATAATTGTAGAAGAAACACCAATTGAAGAAGTTATCGAACAAGGAAATCAGCGATATATTGAAGAGCAACCTGTTAATCAGTTAAACGAAGGTGATAACACTATTGTTACTGTATCAGCCGATAGCCTGTATCTGACTTTTTATCCCAAAGAACAATCCTGGGTTTTTGTTGTGCTTGATAATAATCGTACGCAGGAATTCACACTCAGTCCAAATCTAAAATTCAGCGTAAGTGCCGCACGAGAATTTAAAGGAACAATTGGTAATTCCGGCGGAGTTACTTTGGAATTGAATAATAAACCTGTTGAATTTACTGGGCGATTAGGTTCTGTGAGGCATTTTAAGTTAGATAGAACCGGACTTGTTTATTTAAATGCACCTCCAAAAATTGATCAAGAGTAA
- the rsmB gene encoding 16S rRNA (cytosine(967)-C(5))-methyltransferase RsmB, producing MEDSTDQNIEQKTNEQNDQPVFENKEAHLEEHKVIDLYQGVRGLAVKILNRVERTDAYLDKLLDNELKNAELNGPDKALLYEIVHGVTRWQGRLDWILNGFYKGQFSKAIPNLKNGLRVALYQILFLDRIPDHAAVNEAVEFVKKLQGQKPADLTNAILRNIIRSKNSIRYPDPNEDIVGYLSAYYSHPAWMVKRYLERFGREDTEKLLNANNEKPYLTLRVNAIKTTPEEFKSLLQQVNLKYKPGKFLNEFVQLQNLTNITAWDYYVKGYFNIQDESAGLAVRLLDVAPGMNVLDMCAAPGGKTAYLGSLMNNQGSITALDRYEGRLKLVRNNNERLGLTCVTTIESDALEFEAEPFDRVLADVPCSGSGTLSKKPDIKWKKDIFDLRKMNDIQLKLISKAATLVKPGGVLVYSTCSIEPEENIGVIKKFLESHPNFRLESAKDKVADNLVDENGCIQTLPQKHQMDGAFAAKLIRIE from the coding sequence TTGGAAGATAGTACTGATCAAAATATAGAACAGAAAACGAATGAACAAAATGACCAGCCCGTTTTTGAAAATAAAGAAGCTCATCTGGAAGAACACAAAGTTATAGATTTATATCAAGGTGTTAGAGGTCTTGCTGTTAAAATTCTTAATCGTGTTGAAAGAACTGACGCATATCTTGATAAGCTTTTAGATAACGAATTAAAAAACGCCGAATTAAACGGACCAGATAAAGCACTGCTTTATGAAATCGTACACGGGGTTACTCGCTGGCAAGGAAGATTAGATTGGATTCTTAACGGTTTTTACAAAGGGCAATTTTCTAAAGCGATTCCAAATTTAAAAAATGGGTTACGTGTTGCGCTTTACCAGATTTTATTCTTAGATAGAATTCCGGATCACGCAGCAGTTAACGAAGCCGTTGAGTTTGTTAAAAAACTTCAAGGACAAAAACCAGCAGATCTTACAAATGCAATTCTTAGAAATATTATAAGGAGTAAAAATTCTATACGATATCCTGACCCCAACGAAGATATTGTTGGATATTTAAGCGCTTATTATTCACACCCTGCCTGGATGGTAAAACGCTATCTTGAAAGATTTGGTAGAGAAGACACGGAAAAATTGTTAAACGCTAACAATGAAAAACCATATCTTACTTTACGAGTAAATGCGATTAAAACAACCCCAGAGGAATTTAAATCACTTTTACAACAAGTTAATCTTAAGTACAAACCAGGAAAATTTCTTAATGAATTTGTTCAACTTCAAAATCTTACAAACATTACAGCATGGGATTATTATGTAAAAGGATATTTTAACATTCAGGATGAAAGTGCAGGCTTAGCGGTACGATTGTTAGATGTTGCACCTGGAATGAATGTTCTGGATATGTGTGCTGCTCCCGGTGGTAAAACAGCTTATCTTGGTTCGTTAATGAACAACCAGGGCTCAATTACTGCGTTAGATCGTTACGAAGGAAGATTAAAACTGGTTCGTAATAACAACGAAAGACTTGGATTGACTTGTGTTACTACTATTGAAAGTGATGCGTTGGAATTTGAGGCAGAACCATTTGATCGTGTGCTTGCGGATGTGCCTTGCAGCGGCTCAGGAACACTTTCCAAAAAACCGGATATTAAATGGAAAAAAGATATTTTTGATTTAAGAAAAATGAACGATATTCAACTTAAATTAATTTCAAAAGCAGCAACGTTAGTTAAACCAGGTGGGGTTTTGGTTTACAGCACTTGTTCCATTGAGCCGGAAGAAAATATTGGAGTTATCAAAAAGTTTCTTGAATCGCATCCAAATTTTAGATTAGAATCCGCTAAAGATAAAGTTGCAGATAACTTAGTTGATGAAAACGGATGCATCCAAACACTGCCGCAAAAGCATCAGATGGATGGAGCGTTTGCAGCAAAATTAATTAGAATTGAATAA
- a CDS encoding GlmU family protein has product MQICIFEDINYLNFEPMLFTRPVYDLLCGNASLKDKIIRCYGDVKVSLHCRPYLTEIVQRGNPNLLVNKIEDTECLFINGRIIAPENLSLLLPLLPGEDKVFVNEETVIAAYLSGTNLQNKINHLKDLFSVNDFNGLSIKILDLKCANYLWDLININGKQIASDFNYLTKQSKRQNFIESVSASVHIINKENIFVGKNVTIKPGVVLDASGGPIIIDDNVFIYPNAVIEGSVSIGESSKIKSGATIYENVSIGKICKIGGEVEQSIFMDHSNKQHSGFIGHSYIGSWVNLGADTNNSDLKNNYSKIKIKLSGKEVESGSQFLGLMIGDHSKSTINTMFNTGTVVGFSCNIFASGFPEKYVPSFTWGGDESSTVYDIKKAMETAKIVMSRRKIDFETKDELMFNLIFELTKNDREKRGY; this is encoded by the coding sequence ATGCAAATCTGCATTTTTGAAGATATAAACTATTTAAACTTTGAGCCGATGCTGTTTACTCGTCCGGTTTATGATTTGTTATGCGGTAACGCTTCGCTCAAAGATAAAATCATTCGTTGTTATGGTGATGTTAAAGTATCGCTCCACTGTCGCCCATATCTAACAGAGATTGTTCAAAGAGGCAATCCAAACCTTTTAGTAAACAAGATAGAAGATACTGAGTGTTTGTTTATTAACGGAAGAATTATTGCCCCGGAAAATCTATCGCTGCTTCTTCCTTTATTGCCCGGAGAAGATAAAGTATTTGTAAATGAAGAAACTGTAATTGCAGCTTATTTATCAGGCACAAATCTGCAAAATAAAATAAACCATTTAAAAGATCTTTTTTCCGTAAATGATTTTAATGGATTATCAATAAAAATACTTGATCTTAAATGTGCAAATTATTTGTGGGATTTGATAAACATTAACGGTAAACAAATAGCATCAGATTTTAATTATCTTACAAAGCAATCCAAAAGACAAAACTTTATTGAGTCTGTTAGCGCATCTGTTCATATCATAAATAAAGAAAATATTTTTGTTGGCAAAAATGTTACCATTAAACCCGGTGTGGTTTTAGATGCTTCGGGTGGTCCAATAATTATTGATGATAATGTTTTTATTTATCCAAACGCTGTTATTGAAGGTTCTGTGTCTATTGGGGAATCATCAAAAATAAAAAGTGGTGCAACTATTTATGAAAATGTTTCAATCGGGAAAATTTGTAAGATTGGCGGCGAAGTTGAACAATCTATTTTTATGGATCACTCAAATAAACAGCACTCTGGATTTATCGGGCATTCCTACATCGGAAGCTGGGTTAATCTTGGCGCAGATACAAACAACAGCGATTTGAAAAACAATTATTCTAAAATAAAAATTAAGCTAAGCGGTAAAGAAGTTGAAAGCGGTTCGCAATTTCTTGGATTGATGATTGGTGATCACTCCAAGAGCACAATAAATACAATGTTTAATACCGGCACTGTTGTTGGATTTTCTTGTAATATATTTGCATCAGGTTTTCCTGAGAAATATGTTCCGTCTTTTACCTGGGGCGGTGATGAGTCATCAACTGTTTATGATATTAAAAAAGCAATGGAAACAGCAAAGATTGTAATGAGCCGAAGGAAAATTGATTTTGAAACAAAAGATGAATTGATGTTTAACTTAATTTTTGAACTAACAAAAAATGATAGAGAAAAAAGAGGTTATTAA
- a CDS encoding histidine kinase, with the protein MRYKIREILLVSSIYDNYLFEEDGRLYELIREEYQSLNLSFAPELIHVTTGEEALEMLSEDHTFDLIITTLHIEDMHVIKFAQMARQSGINLPIILLAYDNRERKELTTNYDTSIFERIFIWSGDYRLLIAIVKYIEDRVNVEGDTKNIGVQSIIVVEDNIKFYSSYLPIIYTEVFKQSQRLVREGVNLTHKFLRMRARPKILLCTTYEEAWSYYEKYQEYVLGLILDINFKHHGVKDPEAGIKFAKTVRSQHDDISILLQSSDAGFRDKAYQIGASFMHKNSPRLLQELREFMLQNFGFGDFVFLNNKSKEEFRAANLSQLEEALKIISDESLVYHASRNHFSKWLKARTEFYLAHKLRPHKVTDFQSVQGLRDKLSTSLQEYRKLQQSGVVLDFNKDSFDTKNSYARIGGGSLGGKARGLGFINTLITNYGISKKFEDVEISVPSAIVLGTEVFDKFISENQLEEYAFSENNDLEITLKFVDAEKFPEDILATLKQFLEITHCPLAIRSSSLLEDSQFLPFAGVYETYMIPNSNKDIAVRLDELLQSIKSVYASTFHKKAKDYVKVTNYGLEEEKMAVIVQRLVGSQKENRFYPDFAGVAKSYNFYPVPPQKSTDGIALVALGLGKTVVEGGNTIRFCPRYPKHMLQFFSTKETLRNAQQDFYALDLNGKLDHHPDSIEDPMVKRYDLSDSEKDGTLYSVGSTYSPENEAVYDGISRDGIRVVTFAPVLKHKIFPLPEILDMLLDIGSWGMGTPVEIEFAVNLNKPPAEKKEFAMLQMRPMVLSRELDELMVGDFNESDMICQSSQVLGNGAIDDIYDVVVVDINKFERGKSQEVAMEVSKLNSKLVAARKPYLLFGVGRWGSLDPWLGIPVTWDQISGAVSIVESGFKDFQVTPSQGSHFFQNLTSFRVGYFTVNAIDNIGFIDWDWLNAQPAIEELEFTKHLQFDEPLRVKINGHENRGIILKPGVSIEEI; encoded by the coding sequence ATGCGATACAAAATACGGGAGATACTTTTAGTTTCCAGTATCTATGATAATTACCTCTTTGAAGAGGATGGAAGGCTTTACGAATTAATTCGTGAAGAATATCAATCTCTAAACTTAAGTTTCGCTCCCGAATTAATTCATGTCACTACAGGGGAGGAAGCGCTTGAAATGCTTAGCGAAGATCATACTTTTGATCTAATCATTACAACACTTCATATTGAAGATATGCACGTTATTAAATTTGCTCAAATGGCAAGACAGTCTGGTATAAATCTTCCAATAATCTTGCTTGCTTATGATAATCGTGAAAGAAAAGAGCTTACAACTAACTACGATACCTCAATTTTTGAAAGAATATTTATCTGGAGTGGAGATTATCGACTTCTAATTGCAATTGTAAAGTATATTGAAGACCGTGTAAATGTTGAAGGCGATACAAAAAATATAGGTGTTCAATCAATTATTGTTGTAGAAGATAATATTAAATTTTACTCTTCATATCTTCCAATAATTTATACTGAGGTTTTTAAGCAATCTCAACGATTAGTACGTGAAGGCGTTAACCTTACACATAAGTTTTTAAGAATGCGAGCTCGCCCCAAAATTTTACTTTGTACAACGTATGAAGAAGCCTGGTCTTATTATGAAAAATATCAGGAATATGTTTTAGGTTTGATTTTAGATATTAACTTTAAACATCATGGTGTAAAAGACCCCGAAGCAGGGATTAAATTTGCAAAAACTGTACGCTCACAGCACGATGACATTTCAATTCTTCTGCAATCGAGTGATGCAGGTTTTAGAGATAAGGCATATCAAATAGGGGCATCTTTTATGCACAAAAATTCTCCAAGATTGCTTCAAGAGCTTAGAGAATTTATGCTTCAAAATTTTGGTTTTGGTGATTTTGTATTTTTGAATAATAAAAGCAAAGAAGAATTTCGTGCGGCAAATTTATCACAACTTGAAGAAGCATTAAAAATAATTTCCGATGAAAGTTTGGTTTACCATGCTTCAAGAAATCATTTTTCTAAATGGCTTAAAGCCAGAACTGAATTTTACCTTGCTCATAAATTAAGACCACACAAGGTAACGGATTTTCAATCAGTGCAGGGATTACGAGATAAATTGTCAACTTCACTTCAAGAGTACAGAAAACTTCAGCAAAGCGGCGTTGTACTTGATTTTAATAAAGATTCCTTTGATACAAAAAACAGTTATGCAAGAATCGGTGGTGGTTCCTTAGGTGGTAAAGCTCGTGGTTTAGGCTTCATAAATACTTTGATTACTAACTATGGGATAAGTAAAAAATTTGAAGATGTAGAAATAAGTGTTCCCTCAGCGATTGTTCTTGGTACAGAGGTTTTTGACAAATTCATAAGTGAGAATCAACTAGAAGAATATGCTTTTTCAGAAAATAATGATTTAGAAATAACACTGAAATTTGTTGATGCAGAAAAATTTCCAGAAGATATTCTAGCTACATTAAAACAATTTTTGGAGATTACTCACTGCCCATTAGCTATAAGATCATCAAGTTTATTAGAAGATTCACAATTTCTTCCTTTTGCTGGTGTTTATGAAACTTATATGATACCAAACAGCAACAAAGATATTGCTGTAAGATTGGATGAACTTTTACAATCAATTAAAAGCGTTTATGCTTCCACCTTCCACAAAAAAGCCAAAGATTACGTTAAAGTAACTAACTATGGTTTGGAAGAAGAAAAAATGGCCGTAATAGTTCAACGGTTAGTTGGCTCACAAAAGGAAAACAGATTTTATCCGGATTTTGCAGGAGTTGCAAAATCTTACAATTTCTATCCAGTGCCTCCACAAAAATCTACAGATGGCATAGCTTTGGTAGCCTTGGGACTTGGCAAAACAGTAGTTGAAGGCGGAAATACTATTAGGTTTTGTCCAAGATACCCAAAGCATATGCTGCAGTTTTTTTCGACTAAAGAAACTTTAAGGAACGCTCAACAAGATTTTTATGCATTAGATTTAAACGGAAAACTTGATCATCATCCCGATAGTATTGAAGACCCCATGGTTAAGAGATATGATCTTTCTGATTCTGAAAAAGATGGTACCCTCTATTCTGTCGGTTCAACTTACTCGCCAGAAAATGAGGCTGTGTATGATGGAATCTCCCGCGATGGAATCCGAGTTGTTACTTTTGCCCCGGTATTAAAGCATAAGATATTTCCGTTGCCGGAAATTTTGGATATGCTTTTGGATATCGGATCTTGGGGAATGGGAACTCCGGTTGAAATTGAATTTGCCGTGAACCTTAATAAACCTCCAGCTGAGAAAAAAGAATTTGCGATGCTGCAAATGCGACCAATGGTATTAAGCAGAGAACTTGATGAACTAATGGTAGGTGATTTTAATGAGTCTGATATGATTTGTCAAAGTTCGCAAGTTTTAGGCAATGGCGCCATAGACGATATTTATGATGTTGTGGTAGTGGATATTAATAAATTTGAGAGAGGCAAAAGCCAGGAAGTAGCTATGGAGGTCAGTAAACTGAATTCAAAACTTGTTGCTGCACGAAAACCATATTTGCTTTTTGGTGTGGGCAGATGGGGTTCACTTGATCCATGGCTTGGGATTCCTGTTACTTGGGATCAGATTTCGGGTGCTGTTTCAATTGTTGAATCAGGTTTTAAAGATTTTCAGGTTACTCCTTCACAAGGATCCCATTTTTTTCAGAATCTAACTTCGTTTAGAGTAGGATACTTTACAGTAAATGCAATTGATAATATTGGTTTTATTGACTGGGATTGGTTGAATGCACAGCCAGCAATAGAAGAACTTGAATTTACAAAGCATCTTCAATTTGACGAACCACTAAGAGTAAAGATAAATGGCCATGAAAATCGTGGTATAATTTTAAAACCCGGTGTAAGTATTGAAGAAATTTAA
- a CDS encoding PAS domain S-box protein: MNDLFIKEDVLNADLLFGQLWEISVDGMRLIDEDGNILLVNDSFCKIFNMQKDGLINKPFSIVYTKSEQESALKSFQKDIRKNELKTFFERENILWDGRKTWLEFSNSFLTLSDGKKTTLSIIKEITKRKKSELELRESEYKFKMLFNSANDFVFVTQLSPEKSYGDFIEVNDVACKQLGYSKEEFLLLSPSGIVSPKCIDDFNITMGRLLQEGHVLYDTIYRAKDKKLFPVEVNSHFFLFNDKLTVLSISRDITERKQAEEKLKKSSKLLRNLATHIQTVREEERTMIAREIHDELGQVLTVLKIQISLISNKLKPDQAPLKEKIDSLTNLIDKSVESVQKISAKLRPTILDELGLNAAIEWQTEEFEKLTNIKCSLILEKEDLKLSPAKSTALFRIFQESLTNIARHSEANLVNISLLTNQSNINLEINDNGKGISTEQIKDFKSLGIHGMQERALIFGGQVTFDSFLGKGTKVKVEIPIDQEINE, translated from the coding sequence ATGAACGATCTCTTTATCAAAGAAGATGTTCTTAATGCTGATCTGCTATTTGGGCAGCTTTGGGAAATTTCTGTTGATGGAATGCGTTTAATTGATGAAGACGGTAATATACTTTTGGTAAATGATTCCTTTTGTAAAATATTTAATATGCAAAAGGATGGATTAATCAATAAACCGTTTTCAATCGTTTATACAAAAAGTGAACAAGAATCTGCTCTAAAATCATTCCAAAAAGATATTCGTAAAAATGAATTAAAAACCTTTTTCGAAAGAGAAAACATTCTTTGGGATGGAAGAAAAACTTGGTTGGAATTTTCAAATTCATTCTTAACGCTAAGTGATGGAAAAAAAACTACTCTGAGTATCATTAAAGAAATAACGAAAAGAAAAAAATCTGAGCTGGAGCTGCGTGAAAGTGAATATAAGTTTAAGATGCTTTTTAACAGCGCGAATGATTTTGTTTTTGTTACACAACTTTCACCGGAAAAATCTTACGGTGATTTTATTGAAGTAAATGATGTAGCATGTAAACAACTCGGCTATTCAAAAGAAGAATTTCTGTTACTTAGCCCTTCAGGAATTGTTTCCCCAAAATGCATTGATGATTTTAATATTACCATGGGGCGCTTATTACAAGAAGGACACGTATTGTATGATACAATTTATCGTGCAAAAGATAAAAAACTTTTTCCAGTAGAAGTTAATTCACATTTTTTTTTGTTTAACGATAAACTCACTGTGCTTTCTATTTCCAGAGATATTACTGAGCGTAAACAAGCAGAAGAAAAATTAAAAAAATCCAGTAAACTATTAAGAAATCTTGCCACGCATATACAAACTGTTAGAGAAGAAGAAAGAACTATGATTGCAAGGGAAATTCACGATGAATTAGGACAAGTTCTTACAGTTTTGAAAATTCAAATTTCACTGATAAGTAACAAACTCAAGCCCGATCAAGCTCCGCTTAAAGAAAAAATTGATTCGCTTACAAATCTTATAGATAAATCTGTCGAGTCAGTTCAAAAAATTTCTGCAAAGCTAAGGCCAACTATTTTAGATGAATTAGGTCTAAATGCTGCCATTGAATGGCAAACTGAAGAATTTGAAAAACTTACAAACATTAAGTGTTCATTGATTCTTGAAAAAGAAGATTTAAAACTAAGCCCTGCTAAATCAACTGCACTTTTTAGAATTTTTCAAGAATCACTTACAAATATTGCACGCCATTCTGAAGCTAATCTGGTGAACATTTCCTTACTTACAAACCAATCAAATATTAATCTTGAAATTAATGATAACGGTAAAGGTATTTCCACAGAGCAAATAAAAGATTTTAAATCTTTGGGGATTCATGGCATGCAAGAAAGAGCACTCATATTTGGTGGACAAGTAACCTTTGATAGTTTTTTGGGAAAAGGGACTAAAGTTAAAGTTGAAATTCCAATTGATCAGGAAATAAATGAATAA